The DNA segment CTGGTTCGGCACTCGCTGAGCATGAGATCGTACAGATTAAAGTCAAGTTATCGCAACTAGAACGCGATCGCTACAACGAGTTAATTCAACTCCGCAACAACTTTTTGCGAGAATCCAATATTTCTCTAGGCAGCATACAAGGCTGGCAGCAGTTTGTGATGAGAAGTGCCGGTTCGCCAGCAGGACGTCGGGCAATGCTAGCCCATCGGGAAGCGAAAGATATCGCCTTGGGTACAGACGGCAAACTGCGAATTCTCGCCAATTTGATCGCCGAACACCACCCAGAACGAATTCTAATTTTTACCGCTGATAACGCGACCGTTTATCGGATCTCTCAAGATTTCTTAATCCCAGCGATTACCCATCAAACGCCGGTCAAGGAACGCCACGAGATACTAACCCGCTTTCGGGAGGGAGAATACAAAACTCTGATTGCTTCCCACGTCCTCAATGAAGGGGTGGATGTCCCTGCTGCTAGCATCGCAATTATCTTATCCGGCACAGGTTCGCAGCGTGAGTTTATTCAGCGCATGGGGCGGGTTTTGCGGAAAAGTCAGGATAAAAATAAACGCGCTATTCTCTATGAGGTGGTGGCGGAAAATACCAGCGAAGAAGGTACATCCCAACGGCGGCGGGGCGATCGCAGAAACGAACCGCCAAGGCACTCTAGCGAAGCGGGGCAAAGTCCAAAACGCAGAGGAACAAAAGAGGCAAAAGGTAAGCAATTGGAGATTTTACCGTCTCCACCTACTATTTACGGAAAAAAGTCTAATGTCACCAAAAAAGCAGCAGAGTCTTCAGAAAAATGGCAAGAAGATGACAAAGATTGATGATTTAAAGTGGGCATTTTTCAACGCTTTCGTAGTGCCAAGGATTCTGAAAAATCACGCCGAGTAACCCTATATCTTTGCGTACCTCTGCGCTTACCTTAGCGTACCTCTGCGTTTAAAAAATCTACCGTTTTATGTTACCTACTGACCTTTTAATCCACCGCCAAAATGGCGAAACAATCGTCCCAAAGCGCTTAAATATTGATGATAAGCATCTGGAGATTGCATCCGATTTGATTACCTGTTTTCAGGAAGCGCTTGGTTGTACACAGGGCGAACTCGATCGCCAGTTGCTGGAATTAGAAGGAGATAGTCCAGATTATCGTCTGAAGCGAGGACTTGCCCACATTCTCAAAAGCAGTTTGTGTACGTTTGAAGTCGTCAGTCCCTTGGAACCGCCAGAATTGCGGGAACGAGTCTTTGCACTAGCGGCTCAATCTGTTCCCAGCCCCCAAGCGTCGGCGCAGACACTAAGCTTATTAGCGGACAAACTCAGCCAGGAACTCGATCGAGAAGTGCTGGCGAGTCAAATTCGCATGGGACTTTACGCAGATTTAGCTGAGAATCGCATCCTCACCCAGTTTGACACTCCCACGCCCGAAAATTTGTTGCACCGATACAATTTATCCCAGGTGCAGGGTGTCTTCTATCGAGCGAGTCAAATTACTCTGAATGCTCACCGCAACGTTCCGGGTGAATATAAGCTGTTATTCCGCTATCTCAAATTATTTCAACTGATGGCATATATTGAGGGCGATGCGGATCACGGTTTCACAATAACAGTGGATGGCCCTACCAGTTTATTTAAACCGAGTACCCGCTATGGGTTAGCGATCGCTAAACTCCTCCCAGCTTTACTCCACGTAACTAAATGGAGTCTCAGCGCCACGCTGCAAAACCGCGACGCCTTCACTGGTAACTGGAAAACCGGACGCTTTACGCTGAATTCTGAGTGTGGTTTGGTTTCCCACTACCCACCGGGCAAGCCTTATGACAGTATGTTAGAGGCGTCTTTTGCTGACCGCTGGGACGCGCTGAAAAGTGAATGGATATTAGAAAGAGAAGTTGACCTTATCCCTATTCCAGGCAGTGTCATGATTCCCGATTTTCGCCTCGTTCATCCCGATGGTCGCACGTTCTTACTAGAAATTGTTGGCTACTGGCGTCCCGAATACTTGCAAAAGAAGTTTTCTCAGGTGCGTCGCGCTGAATGCGATAACCTAATTTTAGCGATTTCGGAGCGGCTAAATTTAGAGAAAGCCGGGGTTAAATTGAACGATGTACCGGCAAGAATTGTTTGGTTTAAAGATAAATTAGCGCCCAAGGCGGTGTTAGCTGCAATGGATTAATATCCACTTGCTTTCAGAAGAGCGGATTAGATAGTTGACAGCTCGTTAGGCAATTTGTTACTAGCGCTATCGAAATCCAGTTAATCTACTTTTAAAGGTTTTCTGCCTTCTATTTAGCTTTCCAATTCTCGACTTGCCTAGAATCTCAAAGAATAACTTTTTAGGGTAGGTACTGTCCCAATATTGCTTCGTGACAAATAATATTTCAACTTGAGTTTAGTAGCAAAAAAAACAATACCTGCGAATCTTAGTGGTTTTAGCTCTAGCTAAATCTTATTAAATAGTAACCACTACGTAAATACTGAGTATACATTACTTCTACTTCTACCGAAAGTAGGAAGACGATTACAGAGGAATGAGTTTTAATCTAGTGCATCCCAATTTTAGGAGAAACCAAGTAGACACCGATGAATAAAGAACTTAAAACTCAAATTAAAACACGAGTTGGCATGATGTTGGTTGTGAGTGCTGGAATTTTACTAAGTTTTCCAGCTACTGCACTAATTAGTAACTCTAATAATCCCTCTAATGCTGGTAGTGGCTCCGAGCAAGCTGATTTAACTGTGAGTCGCCAAGAGTTATTAGCTCAAGATGCGCCAGCTAGTCCTGAAGAGAGTCCCGAAGCTAGTCCTGAAGCCAGTCCCGAAGCTAGCCCTGAAGAGAGTCCCGAAGCCAGCCCTGAAGCTAGTCCCGCAGCTAGTCCTTCACCCACAAGTACGATGAACAACAACAACACCGATCTCATGCCAGGGATTTGGCTATGTTTAAATAATCCTAGTCCGCAGTGTGGTAATCCCCCAAGACCTTAAACTCTCCGCCTATCTGTAGTGTGAAGGGAGCGCAATCGCGATCGCACTCCCGTGACCAATAAAAAAGCCCCCATTTCTGGGGGCTTCTTTATGCTTTAGTAGCGACGAGAGAAACTGTTGTTTCTCCGACCGCCACCATCAGACGAACCTCTGTCTTCGCGGGGCTTGGCTTTATTCACTTTCATGTCACGACCCATCCATTCAGCACCATCCAGGGCTTCGATGGCAGCCGTTTCTTCAGCCTCGGTAGACATTTCCACAAAACCAAAGCCGCGCGGACGACCTGTTTCGCGGTCAGTGGGTAGCTGAACCCGCTTTACAGAACCATATTCTGCAAAAACGCCGGTCAGATCGGCTTCGGTAACGTCGTAGGACAGATTACCTACATAAATAGACATAGATCGACTCCAAAATCATAGGAACGTGGAGATTGAGATTTCGGAGAGGAGTCTGTTAAGACCAAGACGAAAAAGCCAGTCAATAAAAACAAAACCTTGCAACCGAATCAACTCTCATTTGAGATGATAACATCTTAAGAATTGATCTGTAAAAGAGCCATAAAAGTATTACAAAACGCAATATTGAGGATGATGTGGGGGCAAAAGGCGATCGCATACTTGGATCGGCAGTTCTCTCCTCTTCTCTCCACTTAACCCAGGATAACGGTACGCGATCGCATCAAAAGAGTCAGTACCCGCATGGGCGAGGAGACCTCACCCCTACGACCCTATTTTCCAGTGAAATAATATAGCGCTGAGTGCTGACAAAATGTATCTTCAACAACACGTTAAGCTGCATAGAAACTGTAAGTAAGTTTGGGTTGTTTGGAATCAGCAACCAGAAGCACAGAATTTGAACGGGTCTACGTGCTTAAACAAAAAGCCATGTCTTCAGCTTTGCAGCCAGAATCAGATAGCTACTGACAACAGATGCGATAACCGCAAGTCTTCTACAACTCAAAACCTAAAATGGGATTAGTGTTGTGGATCGACGCGATTGATAAAGGCGGCTACGGCAATCATTGGCAAGCCCACCAGCAGGCAAATGAGCCATTGATTTAAGTTCAGCGGTGTTGTAGAGAATAAGCGATTCATTAGGTTCCACTGACTGAAAATTACTTGCAAAATCACAGTGCAGGTAATCCCGATCGCCAGGGCTGGGGAATGGCGAAGGCGTCCGATGCCACGAATTTTGGCAATTACAGCATTTCCAAAGTGGCTAATGCTTAAAAGATAAAAGATTCTCCCGACCACTAAAGCCTGGATTGCCATTGTACGGGCTAAATCAATATTCCCGGTTGTTTGTTTCATCCATTCAAATACGCCAAAAATTACAATCCAGTTAAAAGCAGAAATTACTAAGATCCGCTTTAACAGACTGCCAGACAGCAAGGGTTCATTCGGGTTGCGTGGAGGCTGTTGCATCACCTGCTGAGATTTAGGCTCAAAGGCTAAGGGAACAGTCATGGCAATAGAATTAACCATATTTAGCCAGAGAACTTGTAAAGATAAGATGGGCAATTCTCTAGCGAGTAACACGCTAATCAAAATCGTCATCGATTCGCCACCATTAACGGGGAGAATGAAGGCGATCGCTTTCAGGAGATTTCGGTAAACGGTACGACCTTCCTCCACAGCTGCTTCTATCGAGGCAAAGTTATCATCGGTCAAAATCATATCGGCGGCTTCTTTCGCCACCTCAGTCCCCGCACCTCCCATTGCAATCCCAATATCTGCTTGCTTGAGTGCAGGCGCATCGTTAACCCCATCCCCCGTCATCGCGACAACTTCGCCTTTAAGTTGTAAAGCTTCAACAAGACGGAGTTTTTGTTCCGGTGCGACGCGGGCAAATACGACTCCATCTTCTACCGCCGTCGCCAGTTCTTGTTCATTCATTTGAGCAAGTTCTTGCCCGGTAAACGCCAGAACTTCCCCATGCCTTTTCAATTCCATGCGAGAAGCGATCGCTGCTGCGGTGACAGCATGATCGCCCGTAATCATCTTGACTTGAATCCCCGCTTCTTGACAGGCTTGCACGGCAGCGATCGCTTCTTTTCGGGGCGGATCGATCATCCCCTGCAATCCAATGAAAATTAGATTCTTTTCAATATCAGCATGATCTACTGATTTTTGGTTGCCAGACATCGGCTTCTTCGCCAATGCCAGCACTCGTAGCCCCTGTTCTGCCATTGCATCAACTTCCTGATGCACCCTTTCTCCATCCACAGGGATCAAACCCCCATCAGCATCTAGCATCTGCTGACAGCGTTGGAGAATTGCCTCTACCGAACCCTTGACGTAAATTGTTGTAGACCTTGTAGATCCGGGGGTTCGCCGCCCGTCCCCATCGCTTTTACCTTCATGCACCGTTGCCATGTACTGAAATTCAGACTCAAACGGAATAACATCCAACCTAGGCATTTCTCGCTCTAAGTTTGACTGATTTAATCCCACTTTATTGGCAACTGCAATTAACGCTCCCTCTGTCGGATCGCCAATAACAACCCATTGCTCGTCCTTGACTTCCAGGTGAGAGTCATTGCATAACAATCCAGCTTTTAAACACTCTAGAAGAACGGGGAAA comes from the Coleofasciculus sp. FACHB-1120 genome and includes:
- a CDS encoding DEAD/DEAH box helicase family protein, whose product is MARSPTLSFDRGTLILHPPPRGKAWVEYATWDDRVEKFRIPAIHYRQLVEALQAEETNFIDEAKDFQALELVASMEMEPYPHQTEALMAWKQAGRQGVVVLPTAAGKTYLAQLAMQATPRSTLIVVPTLDLMHQWYAHLTAAFPDAEVGLLGGGSRDRTAILVATYDSAAIHAENLGNRYAMLVFDECHHLPTDFNRVIAEYAIAPYRLGLSATPERSDGKHADLNLLIGSEVYRKTAEELSGSALAEHEIVQIKVKLSQLERDRYNELIQLRNNFLRESNISLGSIQGWQQFVMRSAGSPAGRRAMLAHREAKDIALGTDGKLRILANLIAEHHPERILIFTADNATVYRISQDFLIPAITHQTPVKERHEILTRFREGEYKTLIASHVLNEGVDVPAASIAIILSGTGSQREFIQRMGRVLRKSQDKNKRAILYEVVAENTSEEGTSQRRRGDRRNEPPRHSSEAGQSPKRRGTKEAKGKQLEILPSPPTIYGKKSNVTKKAAESSEKWQEDDKD
- a CDS encoding DUF790 family protein codes for the protein MLPTDLLIHRQNGETIVPKRLNIDDKHLEIASDLITCFQEALGCTQGELDRQLLELEGDSPDYRLKRGLAHILKSSLCTFEVVSPLEPPELRERVFALAAQSVPSPQASAQTLSLLADKLSQELDREVLASQIRMGLYADLAENRILTQFDTPTPENLLHRYNLSQVQGVFYRASQITLNAHRNVPGEYKLLFRYLKLFQLMAYIEGDADHGFTITVDGPTSLFKPSTRYGLAIAKLLPALLHVTKWSLSATLQNRDAFTGNWKTGRFTLNSECGLVSHYPPGKPYDSMLEASFADRWDALKSEWILEREVDLIPIPGSVMIPDFRLVHPDGRTFLLEIVGYWRPEYLQKKFSQVRRAECDNLILAISERLNLEKAGVKLNDVPARIVWFKDKLAPKAVLAAMD
- a CDS encoding RNA-binding protein: MSIYVGNLSYDVTEADLTGVFAEYGSVKRVQLPTDRETGRPRGFGFVEMSTEAEETAAIEALDGAEWMGRDMKVNKAKPREDRGSSDGGGRRNNSFSRRY
- a CDS encoding cation-transporting P-type ATPase; the encoded protein is MTATAKEKSVENQWHHLPVGEVAQNLDSNLKTGLISAEVAKRQERFGANELKGKAGKSPLVRFLQQFNQPLLYILLIAGAVKAFLGEWVNAWVIWGVTLINAIIGFVQESKAESAIATLASSVRTDANVLREGQKLQVPSTELVPGDLVLLASGDKVPADLRLMKVRNLQVNESALTGESVAVQKEGGTEAPLLQLNAPLAERTNMAYAGSFVTFGTGTGVVVAIGEATETGRISQLMDRGSSLTTPLTRKFDKFSRKLLYVILGVAALTFAVGWGYGNSWVKMFEAAVALAVSAIPEGLPAVVTVTLAIGVSRMARRHAIVRKLPAVETLGGATVICSDKTGTLTENQMTVQAIYAGGQHYTASGSGYNPAGEILLQEKPINLNNFPVLLECLKAGLLCNDSHLEVKDEQWVVIGDPTEGALIAVANKVGLNQSNLEREMPRLDVIPFESEFQYMATVHEGKSDGDGRRTPGSTRSTTIYVKGSVEAILQRCQQMLDADGGLIPVDGERVHQEVDAMAEQGLRVLALAKKPMSGNQKSVDHADIEKNLIFIGLQGMIDPPRKEAIAAVQACQEAGIQVKMITGDHAVTAAAIASRMELKRHGEVLAFTGQELAQMNEQELATAVEDGVVFARVAPEQKLRLVEALQLKGEVVAMTGDGVNDAPALKQADIGIAMGGAGTEVAKEAADMILTDDNFASIEAAVEEGRTVYRNLLKAIAFILPVNGGESMTILISVLLARELPILSLQVLWLNMVNSIAMTVPLAFEPKSQQVMQQPPRNPNEPLLSGSLLKRILVISAFNWIVIFGVFEWMKQTTGNIDLARTMAIQALVVGRIFYLLSISHFGNAVIAKIRGIGRLRHSPALAIGITCTVILQVIFSQWNLMNRLFSTTPLNLNQWLICLLVGLPMIAVAAFINRVDPQH